In Lathamus discolor isolate bLatDis1 chromosome 1, bLatDis1.hap1, whole genome shotgun sequence, the following are encoded in one genomic region:
- the LOC136007447 gene encoding vasotocin-neurophysin VT, which yields MAEPSLPLSFLCLLALSSACYIQNCPRGGKRALSDTALRQCLPCGPGNRGTCFGPGICCGSGLGCYLGTAETRRCAEEDSLPSPCRAGGQPCGNGGRCAAPGVCCTPETCAMDTACLDESSDGAQEAAEKNLTVLDGSAGDLLLKLMHLANRQQQGKHPSL from the exons ATGGCAGAGCCTTCGCTgcccctctccttcctctgcctcctcgCCTTGTCCTCCGCATGCTACATCCAGAACTGCCCCCGAGGTGGCAAACGGGCGCTGAGCGACACAGCCCTGCGGCAG TGCCTGCCCTGCGGCCCCGGGAACAGAGGCACCTGCTTCGGGCCCGGCATCTGCTGCGGCTCGGGGCTGGGCTGCTACCTGGGCACGGCGGAGACGCGGCGCTGCGCTGAGGAGGATTCGCTGCCCTCCCCGTgccgggcgggcgggcagcCCTGCGGCAACGGCGGCCGCTGCGCCGCGCCCGGCGTCTGCTGCACCCCCG AGACCTGCGCCATGGACACCGCCTGCCTGGACGAGAGCAGCGATGGGGCTCAGGAGGCGGCAGAGAAGAACCTGACGGTGCTGGACGGCTCGGCTGGAGACCTGCTCCTCAAGCTCATGCACTTGGCGAAccggcagcagcagggcaagcATCCCTCCCTCTGA